Within Dysgonomonas sp. HDW5A, the genomic segment CACTGTCGCATACATATTTGGACGAGTCCGTTTTTAGCGGCTCTAAAATGGGTAAAGCCAATTCGGGATTTGTTTTGAGTGCTTCGATATGCTCACACCATACACCTCGTGGACGGGTTGCTTCACTGGCGAAACGCCTGATATTTTCGTTTTCCGATAAAGTCCATTCAGACAATATCCGTAAGCTTTCTTCGAGATTTTCGATAATGGACGGACGTACTGTCATCCATGAAATTTCTCTTACACCGAAATGTGTGTCGGCGGCAAAAGGTTGTATCTTTTCCAGCTTCTGAGACAACGACAGTTGAGGATTTCGACCGATGGTGTATGTCATCCAGCAACGTATCGAGTCGGATGTGTGTGAAGAGATATCATGGAGAAATTGGTTGTCTTTATTCCTTAGGCACACATCCAACAATCCGATACCTATTGTTTCGTTAAACGTATTGGTCGTTTGCTTCTTTAGTTTGCCTATTTCGGCAAGAATCGGTTCTAAATAATGCAGCCTGTTATTTTTTCGAAGCAGGTTTTCTAATAATACGGTTTGATTTACCGCCAGCCATTCGGTGAGATTGGCACTTTCTATTTTGCCTTTGTTCAGCAGGTCTAGTATTTCGGGGGAGAGATCTTTTAAAGACCGGGCTCCTTTTCGTTTTTGTTCCATCCGATTGAGTGAATAGCAGAATTTATAAACTGTTTAATAGTTCGTCGATATTTACCCTTTTTGTATAATCGACATCTATACAGGAAAATATAATAGTCCTGTTTTTATCGATTACAAATACGGCAGGTATAGGCAAGCTGTTGTCATCATTACCATTGTATTCTGATAAATTTATACCTAATTGCCGATAGTAAGGTATAACAAAATCCTGAAGATCAAAAGCAATACCTAATTCTTTGGCATATTTGTTATCTGTATCACTCAGTATATCGAAACCGAACGGTGTTTCTGTTGACATTTCTGCATTTTTTTCGACTACCTGAGGGGAGATTGTCACTAATGAGGTTTGTTTTGCCTTTATTTGCGGCAATACTTTTTCTAAAGCCTTCATTTCGAGATTGCAGTAGGGACACCAGCTGCCTCTGAAAAATGCAATGATGAGGCGGTCGTTATCTTTTAATATGGCATCTGCTTCGATTATTTCTCCTCGTGTATTGCTTAAAGCAAATGAGGGTAGGGTATCGCCTGTTTGAAGGGCTGATTCTCCGATTTTGTTAAGCCTTAGGTCATCAATAGAATCCGCCAATGCTTTATTTATATGTTCGGGTAACTTTGCCGATATTTGATATTTCAGATTGTTGAGAAGATTGCTTAAATTTATCATTTCAATTTTATGTTAAGTTCACAGAACTATTTATTGCTTTGGCAAGCAAAACAGCGACAGGTTGTTATGCTTTTAAAATGAGTCATTAAATATTTTCTTTTACTTATAAATCATTTCAACTATTAAAAGTATGCAAAACTCAGTATTAAAAACCGAGTTTGCAATACGGGATATTTTTATGGCATAGGGATAAAAAAGTCAATTTTATGAAAACAAAGAAACCTGCGATAGAAGAAAAAGTGTGTACACTCGAAATTGCTGTAAATGCAATCAGCGGAAAGTGGAAGATACCTATCTTCTGGCAGCTGAGCCAGGGCAAGAAACGCCCGAGTGAATTTGTGAAAGGGATAGGAACGGTAGACAGGCGTGTGTTGAATCAGCAATTGAAAGAGATGGAAGCCGACGGACTACTCAAAAGAGAGGTTTTTAATGAACTGCCTCCCCGTGTCGAATATAGTCTGACGGATATGGCGAAGCCTTTGAACGATATACTCTGGGCATTGAACGATTGGGGGAAATTACTCTTCGAAGAGCAACAAAAGAAGACCCGAAATCTCTAAAGGGTTTGCAAAACGATCCGCTGCTTGGGTGACTTATTCTCGATATAAATCGGTCTTTTATTTTTTTTGGAATTTTTCTGATTAGATTTGTAACCAATGTGACACCAATACGTCATATAGGCATGACAGGTTTTGATGACATACATTATGTTCGTTTAGTCAAGGATGGTGATACAAATGCTTTTGTTCATATTGTACGCCGTTATCAGAGAATGGTATTTACCATTGTCAGCAAAATTGTCATCAATACAGAGGATGCGGAGGATATTACGCAAGAGATCTTTATAAAGATATACCAATCGTTGAGCAAATTCAGGGGCGATTCCGAATTTTCGACATGGCTCTATCGCATAGCCTACAACACCGCCATAACGGAAGTAAGGAAAACAAAAAGAGAATTTATTTCTTTTGAGGATATGGCCGAAAAAATACCCGATCACGATATAGCCGATCACATCGAAGAATCGAGTACCGAAGAGAGGTTGCAGTATTTGGATCTTGTTCTTAAACAGCTCAACCCCGAAGATGCTTTTCTGATTACGCTTTTTTATCTCAACAACCACAGTGTACAAGATATAAGCCAGATAGCCAACTTGAGTGCATCCAATGTAAAAGTAAAGTTACACCGTATACGGAAATTTATGAACTCAGAAATAAATAAACTCATATCAAAATGAAAAAGCAAGAAAAAGACAATTTAAGGAGCTTATTTCAAGATATGGAATTAAGCTCACCTCCCAAAGGTTTCGAAGATCGTTTGATGCAACAAATACATCAGGTTGCAGCAAAAAAGGAGGCGGAAAATACAGTAAGAAGTAAAATATATACCATAGTTTCGATAGTTCTCGGAATGGCAGGCATGATTGCTTTACCACTCATTATATTTTATTTTATGACAGGAAATATCGGTTTCGAATTGCCTGCCATACAATTAAATTACAGCCTGCCCCATTTATTCAAGGCAGATATCAATCCCTTAGCAGTATTACTGCCATCGGTTATACTGATATTACTGATGGGAGATACGCTTATCAGAAAACATTTATCGGATAAGAAGCATCACAATTATTGAGCTTACAACGGAAAAAACAAATAGGTTTAAAATCTTAATTAGAAGTAAAAAAGTTAGCCAAGTGTGTATTAACCAATGTCACATAATCGGGATTGTCAATAGCAGTATATTTTCCGGATGTGTTGTTATTTAAATGTGCCGTTATCTCTTCGTGTGTGTATATATTCTCAGTTTGTCTTATGTAATCTATTCTCGATAAAAGTTCCAGTCCAAGGGATGAATAAAACCCCGATAAAAACTCTGTTGTCTTTTGGGCAATTTCTTTATAGGATTTATTTTCAGGCAAATTCAAGTATTCTTGTACTTTCTTTCCCGTAGACATGTTTAAATTTAACTCTTGGAACGGGTTTTCATTTAACGAATCGTATTCGCTAATATAACTTCCATTCAGATATTTCAGTACCTGCTTTATTTTTCCGGAATAAGGGCCGTAAAAGTTAGAGCTAAATTCAAGCTTGAATTGCCCGTCTGCTCCAAATCTTTGTAAAAAATAAACAATCTTTTCGGCTGCAAATTCCGAGATAAACTCACCCTCATTTACCATATCGAATAGTACATAAAGCATCATCGCACGTGCCGGGGTCAGTTGGGGTTGTTCTTTTTCGAAGACAGCCTCAACTTCATCATTGGGTTGATAAACAGTGATTTCGCAATCTAAATCCGAGAGGTATTCCTCTATCAAATCTTTCACTTTACCCCATTGCAAACCGCCATTACCGGCACCTAAGGCAGGGAGACTGACCGATTGAAGCGAACGTTCTTTTATCAGTTTAACCAATTCGATAAGCCCAAAACGGATATAATTATATTCGGAAGGATCTCTCCAATGATCTTTCGTAGGAAAATTTATGATTATCTTTCGTCCTGTCAGAAGATTTTCTTCTTCAAACACTAAGAGTTTGCCAATTGTTAAAGTTTTGTTGTCACATGCATTTTTGTAAATTTTGAAATTATTAGGAAAGTACTTTTTAAACTGCAGGGCAATACCTTTCCCCATTACCCCTACAGTGTTCACAGTATTCACTATCGCTTGAGAATTACTCTCAAACAGATTCCCGCACACATATTTTATCATATATCAAAAATAATATCCTGGCTCAACTCGTATCTTGTCGTCGTCAATGCCCGATACATATAGTTTATCCTTTACACTTGGGCTATAAACTATATACTCGGTAATACAAGTAGCCGGCAAATCGGCACCAATCAAAAATTCGGCTTCCTTACGCCTTCTTATGTCAGTGTTATCACTGCCGCCCCAGTTGTTGTCTATTATCGCCTCCATGTCTAATAAACTTCTGATCTTTCGAATCTTGGAACTATCATAAAAATAGCTTAACTTGCTGAAAGCATGTCCATTCGTAAACCAGAATTCTAATTCGGCATCAATAACCTGTTGTATTGTTGTTACACAGTAAACGATGCGTCTCGGATCAACCGGTTCTGTCCCATACCCTTTTTGTATTGCATAAAGCATAGGCATTCGGGGAGCAAAATGAAACGGAATATAATCAGTTAAGGGACGTCCGCTCGGAAGCAGACGTTCTTTTCGTTTATCAATAATAGCACTATTGCCAATAGGTACAAAGTTTTCATTCCTGTCGGGAGATGAAATATGTGTTATTCCTTTTTCGGCAATATGCTGAATGTTATCAAAATGAGTGACTCTAAATAATGGAGTCTTATCTAAACGTAAACGAGCCAATTCTATTATTATTACTTTGGCAACAAAGATAAATCAATTTTAGATAAAAAAGCTCCTTCATTATCTAAATTGAAGTCGTTTTTACTCAAAAAACAATTCACCGAAAAACGATGGTTGATGAAAACTCGGTTTAGGGGTTTCGATTGTTGTCCACGAAACAAAATGTGGTGTAGATAGGCTATCGCCGCATTTATAGAAATTACCTTTTGCATGCAAACCGTCGAAGCTTGCGATATTACTTTCCCAGAAAGCAGTACGAGGAATAACAAGAGTCAATGTCCAATCGAAATTACCTATTTCCTTTCCCCTGTTTGCAGTTCCTAAGCTTGGTTGTCTCAAGATAGACTGCATGGTTGCCTCAGAGGCATGTACAGCTTTTTCGCCAAATTTACGATAACCCAACAATGCTTTGCCGATACAAGTAAACTCAGCATTGTAATAATGTTGGTTATCAAACGAAAGAAACATTTCAACGCACGAATCTGTCCATACTTCGCCGTTATCCTTTGTTACCGCTGCCAAAATCTCGTTCTCTTTCACCCTGTATTGCAATAAGATATTTTCGCCATTATGAGCAATGGTAAATGTCACATCGGGCTTAGACGGATATGTATCCGGCCAGTTGATTGTTTCTATCTTATTGACGGATAAAGCTTCTAATCGTTGAGCTACCAGATTTATATCCGTAGTATCTATTGATATTTTAGGTACTGTTATTTTTTTCATTCTCAAATTTAGCAATTTATATTTTCATCAGTAGGGACGAAAAATCTTTCGCCCCTCCGGTAACTTCAGTAAAAGTAACTATTAAATGATACATTTTAAAGTCTGAACTATCTATCGCTTTTTTACTTGCCAAAGCAATAAATAGTTCTGCGAACTTCATATAGAATAAATAGACTTTTTTTATTTCTTAAGAGCTGTAATCTCACTATTTACGATGTCGCACATTTTAGAGTAATTCTCATCCAGCGATTGCAATAGTTTATATTGACCTCGGGCACGAACCAGATTATGCGTTTCGTTTTTCACCTTGTAGTAATTATCACCGTCAATATAATCCATCAAGAAACGAAGCACCTGCTCAAATGTAATATACTTGGCTGAGAAGGCTACATTCTCTATTTCTGCCGGAGTGAGAAACCCTACAGTTTCTGCCAGATATCCTTTCGTATAGGCTTCAAAAATAGCCATATCCACGTATACCTTGCTTAAGTCTTCTTCGTCTTCAAAGCCTGCAGCATTGGTATAGGAGCGTATTGCATCTCCATAATCGTTCAGACAGATACTGTTAAGTACCGTATCCAGATCGATGACACACAAAACCTTTTCGTTTTTATCGAATAGTATATTGCTGATCTTTGTATCGTTATGGGTTACACGGGTAGGCAGTTCGCCCGATTCGGCTTTTGCCCAAAAGGCAAGCATTTCATCGCGACGGCTTTCTATCCAATCGACCTCTTTTTGCACCTGAGCTTTACGTCCTACGGGATCTTTTGCAATTATTTCATCCCATTGTTTAAAACGGAAACGCATATTATGGAATCCGGGAAGAATATCGGTCAAAGGTTCTTTCATATCCGAAAGCATGGCCTGAAATTTACCAATACCACGTCCGCCCTGTTCCGCTAAAATCGTAGAATCGGCTTTTTGATAGGTGATTGTATCTTCTATAAAAAGACAAGCTGCCCAATATTCGCCCTGCTCGTCTTCGTAATACAATTTACCGTCTTTGGTAAGAGTTACCGTTAGAGCCTCACGCAACGGATCGCCTCCCTGAGCTGTAATTTTCTTCTTGAGATGGGTCGTTACCTTGTGGATATTCTCCATCATGGCAGGCACATTCTGAAAGATATTCTTGTTTTTGCATTGTAGAATATAATTGGGACTCGATCCTTCGGTTTCCACAAAGAAGGTATCATTGATAAGACCTTCGCCCAGAGAACGTATTTCTTTTACGATTCCTTCGAAAGCAAATTTTTCACCAATAGCTGAAAGGGTTGTGTTCATACAAATAAGATTTTAGGTTTTAGCTTGCAGATCTTTTATTGCTTTGCCAAGATAGAGTACAAAGCAATAAAGATTCTGCAATATTTAATTATTTCAAGCTATAAATATAGGGAATTTTTTAATGACGCATGAATACTTCATTCCGTCTTAATCGTTAAAAAAAGCTTCTAACTCTTCCATTATTGCTTCAAACAGTTGGTCTGCCCACTCATTCGAAAAAGAATCTTCGATCTGTTGTTCCAGTACTGCCAAGACAGGACGGGGAGCCATCCCTTGCTTTTTGATAGTCTCGGCAATGGCATACAGGATATCGTTGGTGGCTGGTATCCCTTTGCGTAGTGCCCACTCCCTGAGGTCGGATATGGGAGGTGCTTCTCCCGAATTTGGCTTCCTGCCATTTTCTATGTATTCAACATAATCGTTGAAAAGAATAGTGATTACGGGGTTATCCGAACGCTCAACACTACATCTCACATCGTTTCTCAAGGCACTTTGCTTCAAACCATTTTCATCCAGTATAAGATGAGCCAGTGCCAAAACATCTTCGGCAATAGCCTTCAATACTTTTAGAGTAGCATCATTCATTGTTTAGAGGTTTTAAGATCAAAGACGGGTAGTTTATTTACAAAAGTTTCGCAAGTGCCCGATGTTTTCAATTCAAAATGGTTCAGAGGTTTCGACGTTGCAAGCTCATTTTCACTGTCGAACTGCTCTTCAATCAGACATAAGTTTTGCATGTTGCGTTGCACCAATTCTACCGTAAACCTACATCCGCAAGCATTATTGTCATAGTAATTGCGAAGGGTGAGGTATGACCACGACGGTAGTATCGAAACGGGTATCGTATCGTCATGCTTGATACGTTCCAGAATATTCAACCCGATAGAAAATGCCATATTCTGAAGGTTGGCAACCTCTGCATCTTCTTTAGGAATAAAAAGAATCGAGAAATTCACCGTATTGGTAAATGTATTGGCATTATTGCGTCCCGTAAGAGGATCTTCTAGCCAAAAAAGAGGATGTGCTTCGTTGCCCGATCCTATTTCGTAACTGCGATTGTAATAAAATGAACGGATGGTTTTATGCTCACGTGCCTGATGGCGAAACATTTCGATAATAGCATTAATCATATCAGTAGTTTTATTGAATAGATAAATCTAACGGATATTCATTATCTTTATCCACAAAGAAAAGATTTATACTTCTTATGAATTATCTGGCACATGCCTATTTATCGTTTAATGATCCCGAAATACTCATCGGTAATCTTATTGCCGACTGTGTAAAGGGAAAGCAGAGATACGATTTCCCCGAAAATGTACAACGGGGTATCGCTTTGCATCGAAAAATAGATGAGTATACCGACAATCACCCGGTTATCAAAGAAATACAAAAGCTATACACCTTATCGGCAGGTAGATATAATGGTGTTTTTCTGGATGTAACGTTCGATCATTTTCTCGCAATAGATTCGGTGAACGAACCGCCCGAAGGCTGGCAGCAGTTCAGTGCATGGTGTTATCGTCAAATAGATGAGAGTATAAACGACACTCCAGAGATATTCCGCCGTTTGTTTTCGTATATGAAAAAAGAAAACTGGCTATATAACTACCGACACAAATGGATGATGCAAAGGAGCTTCGAGCGTCTTGCTCATCGGGCTAAATTTTTACCGAACAGTGCAGATATTTATTCGGACTTCGAACAAAACTATCAGCAACTTCAAGATGGTTACGGAGAGTTCTTCCCCGAACTAAAACTGTTTGTAGAAAACGAACGCTAACCGTCTATTAAATATCACATTATCTCGAAAGAGAAAAAACGAGAAACTTTTTTATCTATCCACCGAGCAGACAAATTTTTTGAAGCACGGATACTTCCGGAGTTCTAAGGCAGTCTCTAATCATAACTGCATTTGGTGAAACCGGGCAAAATTGAGTATATCGTTGGTCTGCTTTTTATTTTTTTTATTCGAAATTATATATTGGTCGGGGTGAATTGCCATACATTCACTTTGCCTTTGTTATGTCCTTATCAAATAGAAGTTCTATCGGCGATAAATAAGCAGTAACCCACCAAATAACCCACTCGACAACCCAAATAGAAGCTTAAGAATTAAATATTTATAAAGGATAACAACTCAGTATCGAACCCGCTGAATAACCGAAAGGTAACCCACCGACAACCCAAACTTTAAGAAAGAAAAGAAAGAAGAAGAAATAATACTTCCCCCTATAGTCCCCCAAGGTGGAAGTTTTTCAACTAATTTTATCGTTACGGAAAATGCTGACCAATTTACCCGAAATCGAAACCCTCAAAAAAACAAACGTCCCGCTTCGAAAACAAAGCAAGACGTCAGTTGGTTTTAAACCGAAAAAAATTAGTTATCTAAAATTTTCTTTTTCTCTTTTTCGTACTCTTCGGTAGTAATCACCTTATCATCCAAAAGTTGCTTTAAGCTTCTCAGTTCTTCCGATTTACTTTTGATTGCAGAATCACTATTTTTTTTCGCTTCCTCTACTTTTGTCCCAGCCAATGGAGGCAGTTCATAATTGTGTTGAGGGTTATATTTCATAGTCCACAAGAAAGGAACTAACACAAAACATCCTGCGATAATTGCACCGACATCGGCCTTTTCGCTTCTCGAAAAACTTGTATTAAGAGTCTCGTAACCTTCTTTCTCGAGCTTAACATTTGTAGTTGCCCCTACGATTTTAGTATCACTGTACTTGTAAGGAGTTGTTCCTACAGCCTCACCATTCAAAAATACTTTTGCTCCACTGGGCGAAGAAGTAATCATGGTTGTACTCGAACAGCTTGCCAATAAAATAGAAGTGGCCAAAACCAAGGGTAATGTTTTAAGTGGTTTTCTTTTCATAGTCGATTGTCTAAATGATTGATATTTTCATTAAAAAAAACAAATGTATTATTTTTTTCACCACTAATCTCCCTTTTTTATTTTTTCATATATTTTTTTTCGAGAGAAAATTATAACCTACACATTCTCTGGCATAAAGATTTTCAAACAATTTTATCGTTACAGAAAACGCTAATCTCTTTTTCCCGATTTGTTATGCAAGCAACATTAAACCTTTTCCGAAGCAACGTGTCTATAACTGAAACCAGCAATAGTAACCTTTAACACAATCGCCCCGTATGAAAACAGATGTATACACCAAAATTGTCCTTACCGTAATCGCCATACGCTCTGCCGTGAACCTGCTAAAAGTGTTTGGAGTAAAATTAAACACCAGGTCAAATCCTTCTTCACGACGAGTCCCGCCTTCGTCCGCCAACCACCCTTTGAATGTGAACATCACACACATCAACGGTTGTGCTTTGGAGGATAATTACAACGGATATGTAATTCCGGTCGAAATGATAAAGAATCGTGACAAATAAACCGATTGCCGCTTCCTCTACCAACACACTACTAACACTTTTTATTTCCTGCTGATTAAACCTTCGATAAGTCGGATAGTCTATATTTGTATACGAGCGATAGTAACCATTTAATACACATGATTATGAAAACAGGCTTATTTTCGAGACTCACCTCTGCTATGAGATCTATACCCTTTATAGCCAATTATCTGAAAAATATGGAAGCCATATATTCGGCAAGATTCAATGCGGATGTTCCTCCCACATATCCTGCTGTTACAACTACCGAAAGTGTATTGTGGGAAAAGAATACTTTACATATCGACAGTTTGACCGACGGCGATATTTACAGTAATTCCACTACCGCTTTTGAAATTACAGAAAATCAAGATAAATAATAATAACTATTAATTTTCACTGATTATGAAAACTGACTTGTATACAAAAACGGTTCTTACTGTAATTGCTATTGCATTAAGTGCGATTGCTTTCCAAACTGTGAATTTTGTATCTACAGCTACAGCAAGCACCGCTGCAACTTCTCAACCAACAGCTATAAAAAATGAAACTGTGGATGTAAATATTTCGCATATAGGAGGTGTGCCAATAACTACAAATGATAATAATAGGGAACCCATACTTTATAGAAAGTCAATTAGTATATATGATGGTATTCCTGTAAAAATTCAGAAAAACTCAGACAAATAAAATTCCTCTTATTCTCCATTTTATCTATAAAAGAAAAAGATAGCAAATAAGAAAATGACATTTGATTTCTATATCAACGGGGTAAAAAAAATTACAAGCACTGCTAAAAACGGTGCTTTTTTATTTACCCTCCATTAAACCTTGCATAATCTGAATAGTCTATATTTGTATACAAATAATAGAAAACATTAACATAACAAATTTAGATTATGAAAACTGACTTGTATACAAAAACTGTTCTTACTATTATCGCTATTTTCTTAGGTGTATTGATATTTCAAAACACAAGTGTAATATCCACCGTACAGGCAAACACCGCTGCAACCTCACCTGCTACATTACCTACTGCTACACAAGCTGCTCCTGTAGATGTAAATATTTCGCATTTGGGTGGTGTGCCTATAACAAACTACCTACCCGGTTCTCCTGAATATGGACCATATCGCAAAGAATTTAATCTTTATTATAATGATGGGCTACCTGTAACTATCAGGGAAAATAAAGACAAATAAAAACTGAAATGAGTATTAGCCATCTTTTATCTATAATAGAAAAAGATGGCTAATAATAAGAAGACCTTAAGTATAGATGTAAAAATAGACGGAGATAAAAAACTAAAAGAAATAGCCAAGGATTTATCTAATTTAGATAAAGCGATAGTAAATAGCAAATTCTCCACAAAACTGACCGAATCGTTTCGTAGCTTTTCTGATTTATCGGTAATTTTCACAAGCACTACTACAAATAGTGCTTTTTTATTTCCCCCATTAAACCTTACATAATCTGAATAGTCTATATTTGTATACATACAATAGAAAACATTAACATAAAAAACTTAGATTATGAAAACTGACTTGTATACAAAAACTGTTCTTACTGTTATTGCTGTGTGCCTTACTGTAAACTTACTAAAGGAATTTGAAGTCATACCGACAGCAAAAGCAAACACTGCTGCAACCTCACCTACTCCTATACCTACTTCTACACAAGCTGCACCTGTGGATGTGAATATTACGCATATAGGAGGAAGAAATTTGAAAAGTTTTAACAATAATGAATATATTCCTGTCGATATTCAACACAATTATGACAAATAAAAAACACAGTTATAACTATAAACCTTTTTATCTATAAGATAAAAAGATATGGCTAATAATAAGACTTTTATTATTCAGATAGACGGAATAGACAAAGCATATGAAGATTTAGGAAAACTAAGCGAAAGACTTAGTACAATTGATAAACAGATTGGTAATTCTAAAACATCAACCTTAATATCAGAGGCTTTCGGTCAAGCATCACAAGTAGTATCGGACTTCAGTAAAAATATAGATAACCTTGCAGCAGCAGTCAATGGATTGCAACCTTTGATTACTGCTGTTGGTACTTTACAGAGATTGAATACAGAGGCTATCAGTACAATACAAGCAAATATCGAAAAACAAGTTGAGAAAACTGGAAAAGCAGCTAAAAAAGAAGTTCAGATCGAAAAATCCAAAATAGAGGATATAAAAACGATTACTATAGAAAGTATGATTGAAAAGGGAAAAGTCCTTAAAGAACTGGAGAAACAACGCCTGAAAGATGTGGAAAAATTCAGAGAAAATCTAAAAGAACCCGAATTCCTTAAAGCTCGTTTAGCTGATCTTGAAGCCTATAAAAAACGAACAGAAGAATTGGAAAATTTATCAAAAAAATTCGGTGATGAAATTAAATATACCGAGGAATCAAAAAAGCTATATGCAAATTACTATGTTCTCCAAGAAAACTTATATCGGGATGATGCCGAAAAATTAAAGAAAACATTAGCAGAAAAAGAAGCTTACCAAAAAGCTTATATACAAAGTAACAAGAATATACAAGGAGAACTTGATACTGCTTTAAAAGTAATACCAAAGGATAAAGCTAAAGAACTCATCAAAGAACTCAAAAACCTTAGTGATCTCAAAGAAGAGGCAAATCTTCACGATTTAGTTATTCAAAAAGAGAATATCAAACAAGAAGAAAAACTACAAACCGAACGCAATACACGCATCTCCGATTTAGAAACTGCTGCCATAGAACGCAATACCGAAGCAGGTCGGACATTCAATTTTATAAAGTTAAAGGAGACAAAAGAAAATTACGAGCATATAAAAAATCTCCGTTTAGAAAATACTAAAGCAGCAAAAGACGAAACCAAACGTGTAGGCGAAGCTT encodes:
- a CDS encoding helix-turn-helix domain-containing protein, whose product is MKTKKPAIEEKVCTLEIAVNAISGKWKIPIFWQLSQGKKRPSEFVKGIGTVDRRVLNQQLKEMEADGLLKREVFNELPPRVEYSLTDMAKPLNDILWALNDWGKLLFEEQQKKTRNL
- a CDS encoding PEGA domain-containing protein, which produces MKRKPLKTLPLVLATSILLASCSSTTMITSSPSGAKVFLNGEAVGTTPYKYSDTKIVGATTNVKLEKEGYETLNTSFSRSEKADVGAIIAGCFVLVPFLWTMKYNPQHNYELPPLAGTKVEEAKKNSDSAIKSKSEELRSLKQLLDDKVITTEEYEKEKKKILDN
- a CDS encoding macro domain-containing protein, whose amino-acid sequence is MIKYVCGNLFESNSQAIVNTVNTVGVMGKGIALQFKKYFPNNFKIYKNACDNKTLTIGKLLVFEEENLLTGRKIIINFPTKDHWRDPSEYNYIRFGLIELVKLIKERSLQSVSLPALGAGNGGLQWGKVKDLIEEYLSDLDCEITVYQPNDEVEAVFEKEQPQLTPARAMMLYVLFDMVNEGEFISEFAAEKIVYFLQRFGADGQFKLEFSSNFYGPYSGKIKQVLKYLNGSYISEYDSLNENPFQELNLNMSTGKKVQEYLNLPENKSYKEIAQKTTEFLSGFYSSLGLELLSRIDYIRQTENIYTHEEITAHLNNNTSGKYTAIDNPDYVTLVNTHLANFFTSN
- a CDS encoding phosphotransferase enzyme family protein, with product MNTTLSAIGEKFAFEGIVKEIRSLGEGLINDTFFVETEGSSPNYILQCKNKNIFQNVPAMMENIHKVTTHLKKKITAQGGDPLREALTVTLTKDGKLYYEDEQGEYWAACLFIEDTITYQKADSTILAEQGGRGIGKFQAMLSDMKEPLTDILPGFHNMRFRFKQWDEIIAKDPVGRKAQVQKEVDWIESRRDEMLAFWAKAESGELPTRVTHNDTKISNILFDKNEKVLCVIDLDTVLNSICLNDYGDAIRSYTNAAGFEDEEDLSKVYVDMAIFEAYTKGYLAETVGFLTPAEIENVAFSAKYITFEQVLRFLMDYIDGDNYYKVKNETHNLVRARGQYKLLQSLDENYSKMCDIVNSEITALKK
- a CDS encoding peroxiredoxin-like family protein, translated to MINLSNLLNNLKYQISAKLPEHINKALADSIDDLRLNKIGESALQTGDTLPSFALSNTRGEIIEADAILKDNDRLIIAFFRGSWCPYCNLEMKALEKVLPQIKAKQTSLVTISPQVVEKNAEMSTETPFGFDILSDTDNKYAKELGIAFDLQDFVIPYYRQLGINLSEYNGNDDNSLPIPAVFVIDKNRTIIFSCIDVDYTKRVNIDELLNSL
- a CDS encoding ACP phosphodiesterase, yielding MNYLAHAYLSFNDPEILIGNLIADCVKGKQRYDFPENVQRGIALHRKIDEYTDNHPVIKEIQKLYTLSAGRYNGVFLDVTFDHFLAIDSVNEPPEGWQQFSAWCYRQIDESINDTPEIFRRLFSYMKKENWLYNYRHKWMMQRSFERLAHRAKFLPNSADIYSDFEQNYQQLQDGYGEFFPELKLFVENER
- a CDS encoding DUF4433 domain-containing protein, which produces MARLRLDKTPLFRVTHFDNIQHIAEKGITHISSPDRNENFVPIGNSAIIDKRKERLLPSGRPLTDYIPFHFAPRMPMLYAIQKGYGTEPVDPRRIVYCVTTIQQVIDAELEFWFTNGHAFSKLSYFYDSSKIRKIRSLLDMEAIIDNNWGGSDNTDIRRRKEAEFLIGADLPATCITEYIVYSPSVKDKLYVSGIDDDKIRVEPGYYF
- a CDS encoding carbohydrate-binding family 9-like protein, whose product is MKKITVPKISIDTTDINLVAQRLEALSVNKIETINWPDTYPSKPDVTFTIAHNGENILLQYRVKENEILAAVTKDNGEVWTDSCVEMFLSFDNQHYYNAEFTCIGKALLGYRKFGEKAVHASEATMQSILRQPSLGTANRGKEIGNFDWTLTLVIPRTAFWESNIASFDGLHAKGNFYKCGDSLSTPHFVSWTTIETPKPSFHQPSFFGELFFE
- a CDS encoding RNA polymerase sigma factor — translated: MTPIRHIGMTGFDDIHYVRLVKDGDTNAFVHIVRRYQRMVFTIVSKIVINTEDAEDITQEIFIKIYQSLSKFRGDSEFSTWLYRIAYNTAITEVRKTKREFISFEDMAEKIPDHDIADHIEESSTEERLQYLDLVLKQLNPEDAFLITLFYLNNHSVQDISQIANLSASNVKVKLHRIRKFMNSEINKLISK
- a CDS encoding DNA alkylation repair protein, which translates into the protein MEQKRKGARSLKDLSPEILDLLNKGKIESANLTEWLAVNQTVLLENLLRKNNRLHYLEPILAEIGKLKKQTTNTFNETIGIGLLDVCLRNKDNQFLHDISSHTSDSIRCWMTYTIGRNPQLSLSQKLEKIQPFAADTHFGVREISWMTVRPSIIENLEESLRILSEWTLSENENIRRFASEATRPRGVWCEHIEALKTNPELALPILEPLKTDSSKYVCDSVGNWLNDASKSQPQFVIDLCSKWEKESSSKATSYIVKKALRTLNK